The Pseudomonas cucumis sequence GCTCCTGCATCACACCCGCCACGGCGGTGGCTCACGGGCAGAAGATTCTCACCATCGAAGGCTTGTCCGCCGATGGCTCGCACCCGGTCCAGCAAGCCTGGGCCGAACTCGACGTGGTGCAGTGCGGTTATTGCCAGTCGGGGCAGATCATGTCGGCGGCCGCGTTGCTGGCGAAGATCCCCAAGCCCACCGACAGTGACATCGACCAGGCGCTGTCCGGCAACATCTGCCGCTGCGGCACCTACCCAAGAATCCGCGCCGCGGTCAAACGCGCCGCCGAGATCGGTTGATACCACGTCGAAGGGAGCTGACCCATGAACAGAATCAACCCTGTCTCGCGTCGCGATTTTCTCAAGGGCAGTGCAGTGTTGGGCGGTGGTCTGGTGGTGGCGTT is a genomic window containing:
- a CDS encoding (2Fe-2S)-binding protein, which translates into the protein MLTLNINGKDQELDVPADMPLLWVLRDVAHLTGTKFGCGMAQCGACTVHVDGAPLRSCITPATAVAHGQKILTIEGLSADGSHPVQQAWAELDVVQCGYCQSGQIMSAAALLAKIPKPTDSDIDQALSGNICRCGTYPRIRAAVKRAAEIG